The genomic stretch TCGACCCTTACAACACACAGTTCCgattcttctttatttaatccaaaaagaaaatttccTGATGTTGGAATAATggataatatatatacctCCAGAGGAATTTTTCATTCCCTAGATGTAGTAGATCAGGAATTACCAATGCAAATGAAGCGTACATTTCATAATGGTCACTCTAAGAAATCTAGAGAAGATGCGGTTGACCAAACTAATAGTAGCCTCTTACGTAGTATATCCAATACTTTGTTAAATACAGGGAAACAATTTTGGGAGAGTTTAGTTGGAAGTTATGTGGACGATAATACCTTACAAAATAGTGTAGCCACTGAAATAAGCACAAATGAAAAGGctaagaaaagaaaagaaaatgaatacttttttatacaaaataagaaaaggaaaatcATATTAGACAATTTGGccaatatttcttttagtAGAAGCAACCACtctaatgaagaaaatttgGATTCTAGCTCCTTGGCATCCCCtccatcatcttcatcgaTATCTTCAAGTGTAGCCTCCCAAGACTTACAACCAAGATGCTTATCATTGTCTAAATATCCCTTTAATTGGGATGGTGGAAAAATCACAAAGATTGGTGAGAAAGATTCTGGAGAAATTAATGGCGCATTATCATATCCTCAATATGGCACAACTTTTATAGGCAGAAGTAAAGcaagaagaaattattcGCACGCTAATCCAGTTATTCTACGTGATAGATCTGATGAAATAAGatatttaaagatgatATTTAATGGCAAATATGAAATACCTgagatattaaagaatgaaaGACAAAGGCAACTTAATCTATTAAGAcaagataaaaaatcttaCAATAAAGCAGTAGATGATcaaacaaataatgataatgaattaaagaGCTCTATAATAGATTTAACCtctaaaatcaaaaatgcTATATTAGATAGTAGAAAACCGTCAGAAAATAAAGTCTATACGAATGATGAcattgtattattaaaagagcAGAAATTAACACCattagaaaaaagaaacaaagaATTCCAACTCCAGCAATTAAGGTTTAATAGATATTTAGTTAGTTTAGAGAAGgaatctaaaaatattaagcaGATGCGTGATGAGAGAGAAAAGCTAATGGAGGAactaagaaaaaataaggaAGCAGAGACTGAGGTCAAGATATTAATTCCCATGTTAACTGAGGCTGAAATTAATAGGGTAAATTCCACAATAAATAGAAAAGATAATGGGGTACTTCTAGACAAGGATAACCTAGAAATAAGAGTCCATGATATAAAAACATTAGCTCCAAGAAGATGGTTGAATGATACTatcattgaatttttcatgAAATATATCGAGAAAAATTCTCCAAATACTGTTGCATTtaactcttttttttactcGAGCTTATCTGAAAGAGGTTATCAAGGTGTACGAAGGTGGATGAAGAGAAAAAAGGTACAAATAGAACAATTAGAGAAAATATTCTTCCCAATTAATCTAAACCAGTCACATTGGGCATTGTGCATGGCGGAtctgaaattgaaaaagatattttatgTTGATTCACTTTCTAATGGGCCCAATGCCATGAGTTATGCAATTTTGACAGATTtgcaaaattatattatcgAAGAAAGTAAGCATAAACTTGGAGAAGAATTTGACCTAGAGCATTTAGAGTGTCCACAGCAACCTAATGGATTTGATTGTGGTATATATGTATGCATGAATGCATTATATTTAAGTAATGACTCAGATTTGACTTTTAATAACAAAGATGCCGCTAGAATGAGACAGTATGTGGTAAGTTTAGTGCTTGCTGGTAAtgacaaataatataatcattaatatatagGTATTTATCTAAGTAGTTGGTATATCTATTAATGAATGCATGacttttcatctttataaattatagGTCAAGATATAAGTAACTTTTTATTTCGcaatattcaaatcattaataCTTTTCAGTAGTGTATTTActtcaaattcatcttGTAACTTTCTATCTTCAACATTCTCTTCTTTAATCTCTTCTCCAATTATCTTTTCAAACTCCTCTGtccaatttaaattttgtacCAACTCGACTGCAGCATCATCTGAACTtcctttaaaaaataagtcAGTGT from Henningerozyma blattae CBS 6284 chromosome 4, complete genome encodes the following:
- the ULP1 gene encoding SUMO protease ULP1 (similar to Saccharomyces cerevisiae ULP1 (YPL020C); ancestral locus Anc_8.72); protein product: MGSDCDIRRDYYGIYPNRRNSYYSPVYSTLTTHSSDSSLFNPKRKFPDVGIMDNIYTSRGIFHSLDVVDQELPMQMKRTFHNGHSKKSREDAVDQTNSSLLRSISNTLLNTGKQFWESLVGSYVDDNTLQNSVATEISTNEKAKKRKENEYFFIQNKKRKIILDNLANISFSRSNHSNEENLDSSSLASPPSSSSISSSVASQDLQPRCLSLSKYPFNWDGGKITKIGEKDSGEINGALSYPQYGTTFIGRSKARRNYSHANPVILRDRSDEIRYLKMIFNGKYEIPEILKNERQRQLNLLRQDKKSYNKAVDDQTNNDNELKSSIIDLTSKIKNAILDSRKPSENKVYTNDDIVLLKEQKLTPLEKRNKEFQLQQLRFNRYLVSLEKESKNIKQMRDEREKLMEELRKNKEAETEVKILIPMLTEAEINRVNSTINRKDNGVLLDKDNLEIRVHDIKTLAPRRWLNDTIIEFFMKYIEKNSPNTVAFNSFFYSSLSERGYQGVRRWMKRKKVQIEQLEKIFFPINLNQSHWALCMADLKLKKIFYVDSLSNGPNAMSYAILTDLQNYIIEESKHKLGEEFDLEHLECPQQPNGFDCGIYVCMNALYLSNDSDLTFNNKDAARMRQYVVSLVLAGNDK